Below is a window of Longimicrobiaceae bacterium DNA.
TCTTCCATACGCCGCCTGAATCCCTTAACTCGTGTGTCCACTGATCCGGGGAACCTCATCTCCCCTCCCCCAGGCAGTTTTGGGGGAGGGGCCGGGGGAGGGGGCCCCTCTCCGCCCACGAAACACCATCGGCAATCACGAGAATCCTTCGGGCGCCCTGCCCGAATTCGACGTCCTATCTGAAAGTGCGGAGACATGGCGACTGAGCTGGGGGAGATCCAGGCAGGGCGGCTCTACATCGGCGGGGAGTGGGCCGACGCGGCGTCGGGGAAGACGTTCGAGACCATCAACCCCTCCACCGGCCAGGCGCTGACGACCGTGGCCGAGGCCGGCGCGGCGGACGTGGACGCCGCCGTGAAGGCCGCGCGCGAGGCGTTCGAGAACTCGTCGTGGACCACGATGGACGCGCGGGCGCGCGGCCGGGTGCTGTACGCCATCGCCGACGGGCTGGAGAAGCGGGCCGACGAGCTGGCGCGCCTGGAGACGATGGACAACGGCAAGCCCGTGCGCGAGGCGCGCGCGATCGACATCAAGGAGTCGATCGACTGCTTCCGCTACTACGCGGGCTGGGCGGACAAGATCGACGGCGACGTGATCCCCGTGCCCGGGCCGTACCTCAACTACACGCGCCGCGAGCCGCTGGGCGTGTGCGGCCAGATCATCCCGTGGAACTACCCGCTGCAGATGGCGGCGTGGAAGGTCGCGCCGGCGCTGGCCTGCGGGAACACCGTCGTCCTCAAGCCGGCCGAGCAGACGCCGCTCACCGCGCTGGAGCTGGCGCGCGTGGCGGGCGAGGCGGGGCTGCCGGCCGGCGTCCTCAACGTCCTCACCGGCTACGGCGAGACGGCGGGCGCGGCCCTGGTGGCGCACCCGGACGTGGACAAGATCGCGTTCACGGGCAGCACCGAGGTCGGCAAGATCATCCAGCGCGAGGCCGCGGGCACGCTCAAGCGCGTGTCGCTCGAGCTCGGCGGGAAGAGCCCGAACATCGTGCTGGCGGACGCGGACATCGACGCGGCGGTGCGCGGCGCGGCGATGGCCATCTTCTACAACTCCGGCCAGGCCTGCACCGCCGGCTCGCGCCTGCTGGTGGACGAGAAGATCCACGACGAGTTCGTGGAGAAGCTCGCCAAGCGCACCGAGGGGATGAAGCCCGGCGACCCGCTCGACCCCAAGACGCGCCTGGGACCGCTGGTCTCGCAGGAGCAGCTGGACCGGGTGCTGGGCTACGTGGAGAAGGGCAAGGCCGAGGGCGGCGAGCTGATCATGGGCGGCGACCGCGCGACCGTCGGCGCGGGCGGGGGCTACTTCCTCAACCCCGCCATCTTCGACCGCGTCACGTCCGACATGACGATCGCGCGCGAGGAGATCTTCGGGCCGGTGCTGGCGGTGACGACCTTCGCGGACCTGGACGAGGCGATCGCCATCGGCAACAAGACGGAGTACGGCCTGGCCGCCGCCGTGTGGACGCGCGACGTGCGCAAGGCGCACCGGGCGGCGCATGCGCTGCGGGCCGGCACGGTGTGGATCAACATGTACCACGCGCTCGACACGGGCTCGCCCTTCGGCGGCTACAAGCAGTCCGGCTACGGCCGCGAGCTGGGCAAGTACGCGCTCGACCTGTACACGCAGGTCAAGAGCGTGTGGGTCAACCTGGGCGGCTGACGTGAACCGCGAAGCCTTCATCGTGGACGCCTGCCGCACGCCCGTGGGGCGGCACGGCGGCGCGCTCGCCTCGGTGCGGCCGGACGACCTGGCCGCGACCGTCATCAAGGCGCTGGTGCAGCGCACGGGCATCGACCCGTCGCTGGTGGACGACGTGATCTTCGGCTGCGCGAACCAGGCGGGCGAGGACAACCGGAACGTGGCGCGCATGGCCGGCCTCCTCGCCGGCCTGCCCGTCACGGTGCCGGGGCAGACGGTGAACCGGCTCTGCGGCTCGGGGCTGGAGGC
It encodes the following:
- a CDS encoding aldehyde dehydrogenase family protein, translated to MATELGEIQAGRLYIGGEWADAASGKTFETINPSTGQALTTVAEAGAADVDAAVKAAREAFENSSWTTMDARARGRVLYAIADGLEKRADELARLETMDNGKPVREARAIDIKESIDCFRYYAGWADKIDGDVIPVPGPYLNYTRREPLGVCGQIIPWNYPLQMAAWKVAPALACGNTVVLKPAEQTPLTALELARVAGEAGLPAGVLNVLTGYGETAGAALVAHPDVDKIAFTGSTEVGKIIQREAAGTLKRVSLELGGKSPNIVLADADIDAAVRGAAMAIFYNSGQACTAGSRLLVDEKIHDEFVEKLAKRTEGMKPGDPLDPKTRLGPLVSQEQLDRVLGYVEKGKAEGGELIMGGDRATVGAGGGYFLNPAIFDRVTSDMTIAREEIFGPVLAVTTFADLDEAIAIGNKTEYGLAAAVWTRDVRKAHRAAHALRAGTVWINMYHALDTGSPFGGYKQSGYGRELGKYALDLYTQVKSVWVNLGG